Within the Verrucomicrobiota bacterium genome, the region CGCCCGAAATCCTTCACCAGCCGGTCTTCGAGCGAATGAAAGGTGATCACCACCAGCCGGCCCCCCGGTTTCAACACCTTTACCGCCGCTGCCAGGCCCCGCTGCAAGGCCCCCAGCTCGTCATTCACCGCGATCCGCAGCGCCTGAAACACCCGCGTGGCGGGATGTGTTTTCCCGCGTGGCCCGGGCACCGCCCGCACCACCAAATCCGCCAGTTGCCCCGTCGTCTCGATTCGTCCCCCACCCCGTTCCACCTCAATGGCTTTCACAATTCGTCGGGCGAACTTCTCGTCGCCATACCGCCATAAAATTTGTTCCAACTCGCCGGTGGCCGCCTGGTTGACCAGGTCGGCGGCGGTTTGCGCCTGCCGTTGGTCCATCCGCATATCCAGCGGCCCATCCTTCATAAAACTAAAACCCCGCTCCGGCACTTCGAGTTGATGACTGCTCACCCCCAGATCCATCAGTACACCGTCCAAACTCGCCCCTGGCAGCCACTCACCCAATTCCGCGAAATTTCCGCGTCGTAATTCAAACCGGCCCGTATACGGAGCCAACCGTTGCTGCGCCGCTTCCAGCGCATCCGCATCCTGGTCACATCCGAACAACCGTCCACCGGGCGCACTGGCCTTGAGCACCGCCTCGGCATGTCCCGCCCCGCCCAGGGTGCCATCCACGTACCACCCACCATCGCGGGGCATCAGATACTGCAATACCTCGGGCAGCATCACCGGCGTGTGGACAAAGCCAGCCACACGCGCCTCATCTCAACCAGTTTCGCGCCGTCGCAATCCATTGCGCCGGCCACTGCCGCCACCACGCCAACCCACGCGGCGGCGGCGTCACCTGCTGCACCGCCAACGGCTGCGCCAACGCCATGACCGGACGGGCGACGACTTCCAAATCCGAATCCTGCAAGTCGTTGCGGACGACTTTCACCGTATTCAGCGCCAATTCCCGCTGGACCGGACGGCGAGCCGCCTCGGCCTCGCGTCGCGCCCGGCGCTTTCCCAAAAACCAACGTTGCCCGGCCGCCGGTTCCACGGCGGGCGTCATTGGCTGTTTGGCTACCGGCGTCTGGCTGCCCGGTGATACCGTCACCGGCCCAATCGTTTCTGCCGGTACGGACGGCTCCAAC harbors:
- the rsmH gene encoding 16S rRNA (cytosine(1402)-N(4))-methyltransferase RsmH; amino-acid sequence: MAGFVHTPVMLPEVLQYLMPRDGGWYVDGTLGGAGHAEAVLKASAPGGRLFGCDQDADALEAAQQRLAPYTGRFELRRGNFAELGEWLPGASLDGVLMDLGVSSHQLEVPERGFSFMKDGPLDMRMDQRQAQTAADLVNQAATGELEQILWRYGDEKFARRIVKAIEVERGGGRIETTGQLADLVVRAVPGPRGKTHPATRVFQALRIAVNDELGALQRGLAAAVKVLKPGGRLVVITFHSLEDRLVKDFGREQCRDYTCPQAVDVPELRQPRVPVLQWVERKAVQPGAAEVRDNPRARSAQLRILAKL